A stretch of Myxococcus hansupus DNA encodes these proteins:
- a CDS encoding winged helix-turn-helix transcriptional regulator produces the protein MARHKTYDCSAGCPVEATLDLIGGKWKGLILYHLLDGTLRFGALRKCIPGVTARMLTQQLRELEASGLVHRKVYAEVPPRVDYSLTALGESLREVVLSLKAWGEVYLGRGAQRPQRSALVR, from the coding sequence TTGGCCCGGCACAAGACCTACGACTGCTCCGCGGGTTGCCCCGTGGAGGCCACGCTCGATTTGATTGGCGGGAAGTGGAAGGGGCTCATCCTCTACCACCTGCTCGACGGCACGCTTCGTTTCGGAGCGCTGCGCAAGTGCATCCCCGGCGTCACCGCGCGGATGCTGACCCAGCAGCTTCGCGAACTCGAAGCCAGCGGATTGGTCCACCGGAAGGTGTACGCAGAGGTGCCTCCCCGCGTCGACTACAGCCTCACCGCGTTGGGGGAGTCCCTGCGCGAGGTGGTGCTGTCGCTCAAGGCCTGGGGAGAGGTCTACCTGGGGCGGGGCGCTCAGCGGCCGCAGCGGTCGGCCTTGGTCCGTTGA
- a CDS encoding STAS domain-containing protein, which produces MISLGEFDPAQHLIPISRDDAFSSFEETINLFARQLHASVQANEQSIQKLDAARRELEEKLGTIEQQRLAIRDLSTPIIELWEDILTLPIVGVMDTQRSVDMTERLLHRISQGKARCAIIDITGMEVVDTATANHFIKMVNAARLLGTYCVVTGISPFVAQTLTQIGVDLRDVKTLGSLRDGLKECFLYLRGQSTHRAFEATGR; this is translated from the coding sequence ATGATTTCACTCGGCGAATTCGACCCGGCGCAGCACCTCATCCCCATTTCGCGCGATGACGCGTTCTCCTCCTTCGAGGAGACCATCAACCTCTTCGCCCGCCAGCTCCACGCGTCCGTGCAGGCGAACGAGCAGTCCATCCAGAAGCTCGATGCGGCGCGCCGCGAGCTGGAGGAGAAGCTCGGCACCATCGAGCAGCAGCGCCTGGCCATCCGGGACCTGTCCACGCCCATCATCGAGCTGTGGGAGGACATCCTCACGCTGCCCATCGTCGGCGTCATGGACACGCAACGTTCGGTGGACATGACGGAGCGGCTGCTGCACCGCATCTCCCAGGGCAAGGCCCGCTGCGCCATCATCGACATCACCGGCATGGAGGTGGTGGACACGGCGACCGCGAATCATTTCATCAAGATGGTGAACGCGGCGCGGCTGCTCGGCACCTACTGTGTCGTCACGGGCATCAGCCCCTTCGTGGCCCAGACGCTCACACAGATTGGCGTGGACCTCCGAGACGTCAAGACGCTGGGCAGCCTGCGTGACGGCCTCAAGGAGTGCTTCCTCTATCTGCGCGGGCAGAGCACCCACCGGGCCTTCGAAGCCACGGGTCGGTAG
- a CDS encoding acetamidase/formamidase family protein, whose protein sequence is MPKLLPLLLCLVPATLLAQPQPREEWVLTTRVYGNLLHQRLWLEREGERLRGSLDGDPLEGTSSDGHLHFVVTSKSGARYAYTATPRADGLTGEADWPGTNDPKARVSHPFTARAVPMRPPGPPRHHDFEPTTFSNTFSADLPPVLTLWPGDSVNTRTLDSGGVDEKGVTRALFGNPQTGPFYVGTAADGDTLVVHLKRLRLNRDTADSLDDLVGRAMGPRLAAKAQAQGLGKPVRWKLDRKRGVARPESPSPRMKDFTVPLRPMLGGLAVAPAFGFPPFSTGDSGRFGGNMDFNELVEGNTVYLPVSQPGALLYLGDAHAAQGDGETSQFALETSMDVEFAVDVLPGKSIATPRIESPTHIIALGQAGSLDDALRVATAGLTQWLEQDYGLSLSECAQVLGTSAQYRVANLAGRNVGVAASLEKQRLARLKPLPPP, encoded by the coding sequence ATGCCCAAGCTCCTGCCCCTGCTGCTGTGCCTTGTCCCCGCGACGTTGCTCGCCCAGCCGCAGCCCCGTGAAGAATGGGTGCTCACCACGCGGGTGTACGGGAACCTGCTTCATCAACGACTGTGGTTGGAGCGCGAAGGCGAGCGGCTGCGCGGCTCGCTGGATGGGGACCCGCTCGAAGGGACGTCCTCGGACGGGCACCTTCACTTCGTCGTCACCAGCAAGAGCGGCGCCCGCTACGCGTACACCGCGACGCCGCGCGCAGACGGCCTGACGGGTGAAGCCGACTGGCCCGGAACGAACGACCCGAAGGCACGCGTCTCGCACCCGTTCACCGCACGCGCCGTGCCCATGCGCCCACCCGGACCGCCTCGGCACCACGACTTCGAGCCGACGACGTTCTCCAACACGTTCTCCGCGGACCTCCCGCCCGTGCTCACCCTCTGGCCCGGAGACTCCGTGAACACCCGCACGCTCGACTCCGGCGGCGTGGATGAGAAAGGCGTCACCCGGGCGCTCTTCGGCAACCCGCAGACGGGCCCCTTCTACGTGGGCACCGCCGCCGATGGAGACACCCTGGTCGTCCACCTCAAGCGCCTGCGCCTCAACCGCGACACCGCCGACAGCCTGGACGACCTCGTGGGCCGCGCCATGGGCCCCAGGCTCGCCGCCAAGGCACAGGCCCAGGGATTGGGCAAACCCGTGCGGTGGAAGCTCGACCGGAAGCGCGGTGTCGCACGGCCTGAATCACCTTCACCGCGAATGAAAGACTTCACCGTCCCCCTGCGCCCAATGCTCGGAGGACTGGCCGTCGCCCCCGCGTTTGGCTTTCCGCCCTTCTCCACCGGAGACTCCGGTCGCTTCGGTGGCAACATGGACTTCAACGAACTCGTGGAAGGCAACACCGTCTACCTTCCGGTGTCTCAACCCGGCGCCCTGCTCTATCTGGGGGATGCCCATGCGGCGCAGGGAGATGGTGAAACCTCCCAGTTCGCGCTGGAGACCTCCATGGATGTCGAATTCGCCGTGGACGTCCTGCCAGGAAAGTCCATCGCCACGCCACGGATTGAGTCGCCCACGCACATCATCGCCCTGGGACAGGCGGGCTCGTTGGATGACGCCCTCCGCGTGGCGACCGCCGGGCTGACGCAGTGGCTGGAACAGGACTACGGCCTCTCCCTCTCCGAATGCGCTCAGGTGCTCGGCACGTCAGCGCAGTATCGGGTCGCGAACCTCGCGGGCCGGAACGTGGGCGTCGCCGCCAGCCTGGAGAAGCAACGCCTCGCCCGCCTGAAGCCCTTGCCGCCTCCCTGA
- a CDS encoding metallophosphoesterase, whose protein sequence is MPMAPPLLRPSPLLLLVPLLLAAAPAPKAPAPPQLEDAVPDTFTGVERVVAVGDVHGDVDALKEVLRLAGIIDAKDRWSGGKAHLVQTGDIPDRGDQTRAAYDLLMRLEQEALAAGGRVHALLGNHEAMNMLGDLRYVSPGEMASFADQSPEPDAADAPAGLNGHRVAYSAEGRYGPWLRRHPAVVRINDTLFVHGGVAPQVPGTSLSEVNRWVRQDFFPGNPPGGAKDSQGPLWFRGYALGEPQDAEPALDAVLQRFGARRMVMGHTTNRDGKIQVRLNGKALLIDTGLSTGYGRHLSALELRGGKVHALYREGKVPLAQPVKTPAAPRPGKP, encoded by the coding sequence ATGCCCATGGCCCCGCCCCTGCTTCGCCCGAGCCCGCTGCTCCTGCTGGTCCCGCTGCTCCTGGCGGCGGCCCCCGCGCCCAAGGCTCCCGCGCCTCCCCAATTGGAGGACGCCGTCCCCGACACCTTCACCGGCGTGGAGCGCGTGGTGGCCGTGGGTGACGTTCACGGCGACGTGGACGCGCTGAAGGAGGTGCTGCGGCTCGCGGGCATCATCGATGCGAAGGACCGCTGGAGCGGCGGCAAGGCGCACCTGGTCCAGACGGGTGACATCCCCGACCGGGGCGACCAGACGCGCGCCGCATACGACTTGCTCATGCGGTTGGAGCAGGAGGCGCTCGCCGCGGGCGGCCGCGTGCATGCGCTGCTCGGCAACCATGAGGCCATGAACATGCTCGGGGACCTGCGCTACGTCAGCCCCGGGGAGATGGCCTCCTTCGCGGACCAGAGCCCCGAGCCCGACGCGGCCGACGCGCCCGCGGGACTCAATGGCCACCGCGTGGCCTACAGCGCGGAGGGCCGCTATGGCCCCTGGCTGCGGAGACACCCCGCCGTGGTGCGCATCAACGACACGCTCTTCGTGCATGGCGGTGTCGCGCCCCAGGTCCCCGGCACGAGCCTCTCCGAGGTCAACCGCTGGGTGCGCCAGGACTTCTTCCCCGGCAACCCGCCGGGCGGCGCCAAGGACTCGCAGGGGCCCCTGTGGTTCCGCGGCTACGCGCTGGGCGAGCCGCAGGACGCCGAGCCCGCCCTGGACGCGGTGCTCCAACGCTTCGGCGCCAGACGCATGGTGATGGGACACACCACGAACCGCGACGGGAAGATTCAGGTGCGGCTCAACGGGAAGGCGCTGCTCATCGACACGGGACTGAGCACCGGGTACGGGCGACACCTGTCGGCCCTGGAGCTTCGCGGTGGCAAGGTCCACGCCCTCTACCGCGAGGGCAAGGTGCCCTTGGCCCAGCCCGTGAAGACGCCCGCCGCGCCGCGCCCTGGGAAACCCTGA
- a CDS encoding zinc-binding alcohol dehydrogenase family protein produces the protein MRAIALHQYLPIDNPDALIDVELPTPEPGPGELRVRVEAISVNPVDVKVRAPKPKVEATPRVLGWDAAGVVDAVGPGVKLFQPGDAVYYAGSIARPGTNSEFHIVDERIVGHKPRSLSFAQAAALPLTSITAWELLFERLGIPRSKAPSQDTLLIVGGAGGVGSIAIQLARKLAGVTVVATASRPESTSWCESMGAHHVVDHRQSLVPQLQKLAPQGVRYIASLTATDSHFPELVELAAPFGHLGLIDDPSKPLDIGSMKRKSLSLHWELMFTRPLYEAADPLEQHRILNRVAELVDAGTLKTTMTQDFGPITAANLRRAHAAIESGRTVGKIVLSGYPSGHE, from the coding sequence ATGCGAGCCATTGCCCTGCACCAGTACCTGCCCATCGACAATCCGGACGCCCTCATCGACGTGGAGCTGCCCACGCCGGAGCCCGGACCGGGCGAGTTGCGCGTCCGCGTCGAAGCCATCTCGGTGAACCCCGTGGACGTAAAGGTCCGCGCCCCCAAGCCGAAGGTCGAAGCCACTCCGCGCGTCCTCGGGTGGGATGCCGCGGGCGTCGTGGACGCCGTCGGCCCAGGCGTGAAGCTGTTCCAGCCTGGGGACGCCGTCTACTACGCGGGCTCCATCGCCCGGCCTGGGACGAACTCCGAGTTCCACATCGTGGATGAGCGAATCGTGGGCCACAAGCCACGCTCGCTGTCCTTCGCCCAGGCGGCGGCGCTGCCGCTCACGTCCATCACCGCGTGGGAGCTCCTGTTCGAGCGGCTGGGCATCCCGCGCTCCAAGGCGCCGTCCCAGGACACCTTGCTCATCGTCGGCGGTGCCGGGGGCGTGGGGTCCATCGCCATCCAGCTCGCGCGGAAGCTGGCGGGCGTCACCGTCGTCGCGACCGCGTCCCGGCCGGAGTCGACGTCCTGGTGCGAGTCGATGGGGGCGCACCACGTGGTGGACCACCGGCAGTCACTGGTGCCGCAGCTCCAGAAGCTCGCGCCCCAGGGCGTCCGCTACATTGCGAGCCTGACGGCCACGGACAGCCACTTCCCGGAGCTGGTCGAACTGGCGGCGCCCTTCGGGCACCTGGGACTCATCGACGACCCCAGCAAGCCGTTGGACATCGGCTCCATGAAGCGCAAGAGCCTGTCGCTGCACTGGGAGCTGATGTTCACCCGGCCCTTGTACGAAGCGGCGGACCCGCTGGAGCAGCACCGCATCCTCAACCGCGTCGCGGAGCTGGTGGACGCGGGGACGCTCAAGACGACGATGACGCAGGACTTCGGCCCCATCACCGCCGCCAACCTGCGGCGCGCCCACGCGGCCATCGAATCTGGACGGACCGTGGGCAAGATTGTCCTGAGTGGCTACCCTTCTGGGCATGAATGA
- a CDS encoding glutathione S-transferase: MATLLGMNEYELIGSPGCGSAIIEMALRISGVPHRLTDLPYLEPGPGRDRLLKLNPLGQVPTLVLPDGRVMTESAAMLLHLHDVAPQGQLAPSADEPERVSFLHLLLRLVGAVYPTFTFGDDPPKWTLAGPAADRLHDTVMARRADLWREINAQVGAPHVLGTRFSGLDLYITTMTHWRPGRDWFKTHCPALMAVALQAEKNPHVAAVLKRHF, translated from the coding sequence GTGGCTACCCTTCTGGGCATGAATGAGTACGAACTGATTGGCTCACCGGGCTGTGGCTCCGCCATCATCGAGATGGCGTTGCGCATCAGCGGCGTTCCACACCGACTCACGGACCTGCCCTATCTGGAGCCGGGGCCCGGGCGAGACCGGTTGCTGAAGCTCAACCCGCTGGGCCAGGTGCCCACCCTGGTCCTTCCCGATGGCCGCGTGATGACCGAGAGCGCCGCGATGCTCCTGCACCTGCACGACGTCGCGCCCCAGGGACAGCTCGCGCCTTCCGCCGACGAGCCTGAACGGGTGAGCTTCCTCCACCTGCTGCTCCGCCTCGTGGGCGCGGTGTACCCCACCTTCACCTTTGGCGATGACCCGCCCAAGTGGACGCTCGCAGGCCCCGCGGCCGACCGGCTGCACGACACTGTCATGGCGCGCCGCGCCGACCTCTGGCGGGAAATCAACGCACAGGTGGGAGCCCCCCACGTACTCGGGACACGGTTCAGCGGACTGGACCTGTACATCACGACGATGACGCATTGGCGCCCAGGCCGCGACTGGTTCAAGACGCATTGCCCCGCGCTGATGGCGGTGGCCCTGCAGGCCGAGAAGAACCCGCACGTCGCCGCCGTGCTGAAACGCCACTTCTGA